The Populus trichocarpa isolate Nisqually-1 chromosome 11, P.trichocarpa_v4.1, whole genome shotgun sequence genome has a segment encoding these proteins:
- the LOC7495293 gene encoding uncharacterized protein LOC7495293 isoform X1, which yields MSKKKAFSGHTMSLKDFHGGSIPTNLPLPSAPGVIVRSNDWPGHDRLNSWGGRMNRPDHWVRPHSSPATRHWDDKTPFLSRNVCIGRHFDEEERKPLDGFSGPRRTFSDESFRVAPSKVELMPEAALSGEVTASYMAASTAESNARRVHERAHVEVHSQNVGDTVGLRVGGSYANAWTVRKELVMGINEPLQSTWSETSAMSKLAHASALEKVSSGRWQTNHSMHNQTNAEVVEHLETEKDIGNMGSDGYSYNRMNVAGETEISAAMLSRHVERGLTVEDRIPGHRKEFADRDRDRAPLPSELKERNPLTHVDRVQLPCSDAKFGGSIVQPPVRLEASERPKVKLLPRIKPLEVSELPVPHHMQENQLPSNPAHGYAITSEELHPNVNAAKLPSVGVETENQMVERRKLNLKPRSQPLEQLDGNIERERKLLFGGARPREVVLKERGIDDAAMINHDLVRHLDRTKHDVVKTLRVTEHATPTRNGQRTDTLPPDQRIVKKFERKDQQVDTERVDDQRRNWHNENWRNNRETGRRQQNQQQKERQPSPETWRKHVEQPKPASPDTGLRFGKIASALELAQAFSRSFSDRKLADRCSGQRNLPGNVRMPFSRLMAPTPRPQINGY from the exons ATGTCAAAGAAGAAAGCTTTTAGTGGCCATACAATGAGTCTTAAGGACTTTCATGGTGGCTCTATCCCTACCAATCTCCCTTTGCCTTCTGCTCCTGGTGT AATTGTTAGGTCTAATGATTGGCCTGGTCATGACCGGCTGAATTCATGGGGAGGTCGAATGAATCGTCCTGATCACTGGGTTAGGCCCCATTCATCCCCAGCCACGAGGCATTGGGATGATAAAACTCCGTTTCTTAGTCGCAATGTATGCATTGGTCGTCACTTTGACGAGGAGGAAAGGAAACCCTTGGATGGTTTTTCAGGTCCACGCCGGACTTTCAGTGATGAGAGTTTTCGAGTTGCACCAAGTAAGGTAGAGTTGATGCCAGAGGCTGCTTTGAGTGGGGAGGTAACTGCTTCATATATGGCAGCTTCAACTGCAGAGTCAAATGCAAGGAGGGTTCATGAGAGAGCTCATGTGGAGGTGCATTCGCAGAATGTAGGAGATACTGTTGGTTTGAGAGTTGGTGGGTCATATGCAAATGCATGGACAGTTAGGAAGGAGTTGGTCATGGGCATTAATGAGCCACTGCAGTCGACCTGGTCAGAAACAAGTGCCATGTCGAAGTTGGCTCATGCAAGTGCATTGGAAAAGGTTTCTTCAGGAAGATGGCAGACAAATCATTCAATGCATAATCAGACAAATGCTGAGGTTGTTGAACATCTGGAAACGGAGAAAGATATAGGGAACATGGGTTCTGATGGTTATTCATATAATAGGATGAACGTGGCAGGTGAGACAGAAATTTCTGCTGCAATGTTGTCAAGGCATGTGGAAAGGGGTCTGACTGTTGAGGATAGGATCCCGGGTCATAGAAAGGAGTTTGCTGATCGTGACAGGGACAGGGCTCCTTTGCCTTCGGAATTGAAAGAGAGAAACCCATTAACTCATGTTGACAGGGTTCAACTGCCATGTTCGGATGCCAAATTTGGTGGGTCTATAGTGCAGCCCCCTGTGCGCCTTGAAGCATCAGAGCGACCTAAGGTGAAGTTGCTTCCAAGAATAAAGCCATTGGAGGTTTCAGAACTTCCTGTCCCCCATCATATGCAG GAGAACCAACTGCCAAGCAACCCGGCTCATGGTTATGCTATTACTAGTGAAGAGTTGCACCCAAATGTTAATGCTGCAAAACTTCCTTCAGTTGGTGTTGAGACTGAGAATCAAATGGTAGAGCGGcgaaaattgaatttgaagccACGGTCACAGCCTCTTGAACAGTTAGATGGGAACATTGAAAGGGAAAG GAAACTGTTATTTGGTGGTGCTCGGCCACGTGAAGTG GTTTTGAAAGAGCGAGGAATAGATGATGCTGCCATGATCAACCATGATTTGGTTCGGCATTTAGACAG GACCAAGCATGATGTTGTTAAGACTCTGAGAGTTACTGAGCATGCAACTCCTACACGTAATGGTCAAAGAACAGACACTCTTCCTCCGGATCAAAGGATTGTAAAGAAATTTGAGCGGAAGGATCAGCAGGTAGACACTGAGAGAGTGGATGACCAGAGAAGAAACTGGCATAATGAGAACTGGAGGAACAATAGGGAGACTGGGAGGAGGCAGCAGAATCAGCAGCAGAAGGAAAGACAGCCTTCACCAGAGACCTGGCGCAAACATGTTGAGCAACCAAAACCTGCCTCCCCTGATACAGGTTTGCGCTTTGGGAAAATAGCTTCAGCTCTGGAGCTTGCCCAAGCATTCTCAAGATCATTTTCTGATCGAAAATTAGCTGATCGATGTTCTGGCCAAAGGAACCTCCCTGGCAATGTGAGGATGCCTTTTTCCCGACTGATGGCCCCAACTCCTAGGCCTCAGATAAATGGCTACTAA
- the LOC7495293 gene encoding uncharacterized protein LOC7495293 isoform X2: protein MSKKKAFSGHTMSLKDFHGGSIPTNLPLPSAPGVSNDWPGHDRLNSWGGRMNRPDHWVRPHSSPATRHWDDKTPFLSRNVCIGRHFDEEERKPLDGFSGPRRTFSDESFRVAPSKVELMPEAALSGEVTASYMAASTAESNARRVHERAHVEVHSQNVGDTVGLRVGGSYANAWTVRKELVMGINEPLQSTWSETSAMSKLAHASALEKVSSGRWQTNHSMHNQTNAEVVEHLETEKDIGNMGSDGYSYNRMNVAGETEISAAMLSRHVERGLTVEDRIPGHRKEFADRDRDRAPLPSELKERNPLTHVDRVQLPCSDAKFGGSIVQPPVRLEASERPKVKLLPRIKPLEVSELPVPHHMQENQLPSNPAHGYAITSEELHPNVNAAKLPSVGVETENQMVERRKLNLKPRSQPLEQLDGNIERERKLLFGGARPREVVLKERGIDDAAMINHDLVRHLDRTKHDVVKTLRVTEHATPTRNGQRTDTLPPDQRIVKKFERKDQQVDTERVDDQRRNWHNENWRNNRETGRRQQNQQQKERQPSPETWRKHVEQPKPASPDTGLRFGKIASALELAQAFSRSFSDRKLADRCSGQRNLPGNVRMPFSRLMAPTPRPQINGY from the exons ATGTCAAAGAAGAAAGCTTTTAGTGGCCATACAATGAGTCTTAAGGACTTTCATGGTGGCTCTATCCCTACCAATCTCCCTTTGCCTTCTGCTCCTGGTGT GTCTAATGATTGGCCTGGTCATGACCGGCTGAATTCATGGGGAGGTCGAATGAATCGTCCTGATCACTGGGTTAGGCCCCATTCATCCCCAGCCACGAGGCATTGGGATGATAAAACTCCGTTTCTTAGTCGCAATGTATGCATTGGTCGTCACTTTGACGAGGAGGAAAGGAAACCCTTGGATGGTTTTTCAGGTCCACGCCGGACTTTCAGTGATGAGAGTTTTCGAGTTGCACCAAGTAAGGTAGAGTTGATGCCAGAGGCTGCTTTGAGTGGGGAGGTAACTGCTTCATATATGGCAGCTTCAACTGCAGAGTCAAATGCAAGGAGGGTTCATGAGAGAGCTCATGTGGAGGTGCATTCGCAGAATGTAGGAGATACTGTTGGTTTGAGAGTTGGTGGGTCATATGCAAATGCATGGACAGTTAGGAAGGAGTTGGTCATGGGCATTAATGAGCCACTGCAGTCGACCTGGTCAGAAACAAGTGCCATGTCGAAGTTGGCTCATGCAAGTGCATTGGAAAAGGTTTCTTCAGGAAGATGGCAGACAAATCATTCAATGCATAATCAGACAAATGCTGAGGTTGTTGAACATCTGGAAACGGAGAAAGATATAGGGAACATGGGTTCTGATGGTTATTCATATAATAGGATGAACGTGGCAGGTGAGACAGAAATTTCTGCTGCAATGTTGTCAAGGCATGTGGAAAGGGGTCTGACTGTTGAGGATAGGATCCCGGGTCATAGAAAGGAGTTTGCTGATCGTGACAGGGACAGGGCTCCTTTGCCTTCGGAATTGAAAGAGAGAAACCCATTAACTCATGTTGACAGGGTTCAACTGCCATGTTCGGATGCCAAATTTGGTGGGTCTATAGTGCAGCCCCCTGTGCGCCTTGAAGCATCAGAGCGACCTAAGGTGAAGTTGCTTCCAAGAATAAAGCCATTGGAGGTTTCAGAACTTCCTGTCCCCCATCATATGCAG GAGAACCAACTGCCAAGCAACCCGGCTCATGGTTATGCTATTACTAGTGAAGAGTTGCACCCAAATGTTAATGCTGCAAAACTTCCTTCAGTTGGTGTTGAGACTGAGAATCAAATGGTAGAGCGGcgaaaattgaatttgaagccACGGTCACAGCCTCTTGAACAGTTAGATGGGAACATTGAAAGGGAAAG GAAACTGTTATTTGGTGGTGCTCGGCCACGTGAAGTG GTTTTGAAAGAGCGAGGAATAGATGATGCTGCCATGATCAACCATGATTTGGTTCGGCATTTAGACAG GACCAAGCATGATGTTGTTAAGACTCTGAGAGTTACTGAGCATGCAACTCCTACACGTAATGGTCAAAGAACAGACACTCTTCCTCCGGATCAAAGGATTGTAAAGAAATTTGAGCGGAAGGATCAGCAGGTAGACACTGAGAGAGTGGATGACCAGAGAAGAAACTGGCATAATGAGAACTGGAGGAACAATAGGGAGACTGGGAGGAGGCAGCAGAATCAGCAGCAGAAGGAAAGACAGCCTTCACCAGAGACCTGGCGCAAACATGTTGAGCAACCAAAACCTGCCTCCCCTGATACAGGTTTGCGCTTTGGGAAAATAGCTTCAGCTCTGGAGCTTGCCCAAGCATTCTCAAGATCATTTTCTGATCGAAAATTAGCTGATCGATGTTCTGGCCAAAGGAACCTCCCTGGCAATGTGAGGATGCCTTTTTCCCGACTGATGGCCCCAACTCCTAGGCCTCAGATAAATGGCTACTAA
- the LOC7495293 gene encoding uncharacterized protein LOC7495293 isoform X3, whose translation MNRPDHWVRPHSSPATRHWDDKTPFLSRNVCIGRHFDEEERKPLDGFSGPRRTFSDESFRVAPSKVELMPEAALSGEVTASYMAASTAESNARRVHERAHVEVHSQNVGDTVGLRVGGSYANAWTVRKELVMGINEPLQSTWSETSAMSKLAHASALEKVSSGRWQTNHSMHNQTNAEVVEHLETEKDIGNMGSDGYSYNRMNVAGETEISAAMLSRHVERGLTVEDRIPGHRKEFADRDRDRAPLPSELKERNPLTHVDRVQLPCSDAKFGGSIVQPPVRLEASERPKVKLLPRIKPLEVSELPVPHHMQENQLPSNPAHGYAITSEELHPNVNAAKLPSVGVETENQMVERRKLNLKPRSQPLEQLDGNIERERKLLFGGARPREVVLKERGIDDAAMINHDLVRHLDRTKHDVVKTLRVTEHATPTRNGQRTDTLPPDQRIVKKFERKDQQVDTERVDDQRRNWHNENWRNNRETGRRQQNQQQKERQPSPETWRKHVEQPKPASPDTGLRFGKIASALELAQAFSRSFSDRKLADRCSGQRNLPGNVRMPFSRLMAPTPRPQINGY comes from the exons ATGAATCGTCCTGATCACTGGGTTAGGCCCCATTCATCCCCAGCCACGAGGCATTGGGATGATAAAACTCCGTTTCTTAGTCGCAATGTATGCATTGGTCGTCACTTTGACGAGGAGGAAAGGAAACCCTTGGATGGTTTTTCAGGTCCACGCCGGACTTTCAGTGATGAGAGTTTTCGAGTTGCACCAAGTAAGGTAGAGTTGATGCCAGAGGCTGCTTTGAGTGGGGAGGTAACTGCTTCATATATGGCAGCTTCAACTGCAGAGTCAAATGCAAGGAGGGTTCATGAGAGAGCTCATGTGGAGGTGCATTCGCAGAATGTAGGAGATACTGTTGGTTTGAGAGTTGGTGGGTCATATGCAAATGCATGGACAGTTAGGAAGGAGTTGGTCATGGGCATTAATGAGCCACTGCAGTCGACCTGGTCAGAAACAAGTGCCATGTCGAAGTTGGCTCATGCAAGTGCATTGGAAAAGGTTTCTTCAGGAAGATGGCAGACAAATCATTCAATGCATAATCAGACAAATGCTGAGGTTGTTGAACATCTGGAAACGGAGAAAGATATAGGGAACATGGGTTCTGATGGTTATTCATATAATAGGATGAACGTGGCAGGTGAGACAGAAATTTCTGCTGCAATGTTGTCAAGGCATGTGGAAAGGGGTCTGACTGTTGAGGATAGGATCCCGGGTCATAGAAAGGAGTTTGCTGATCGTGACAGGGACAGGGCTCCTTTGCCTTCGGAATTGAAAGAGAGAAACCCATTAACTCATGTTGACAGGGTTCAACTGCCATGTTCGGATGCCAAATTTGGTGGGTCTATAGTGCAGCCCCCTGTGCGCCTTGAAGCATCAGAGCGACCTAAGGTGAAGTTGCTTCCAAGAATAAAGCCATTGGAGGTTTCAGAACTTCCTGTCCCCCATCATATGCAG GAGAACCAACTGCCAAGCAACCCGGCTCATGGTTATGCTATTACTAGTGAAGAGTTGCACCCAAATGTTAATGCTGCAAAACTTCCTTCAGTTGGTGTTGAGACTGAGAATCAAATGGTAGAGCGGcgaaaattgaatttgaagccACGGTCACAGCCTCTTGAACAGTTAGATGGGAACATTGAAAGGGAAAG GAAACTGTTATTTGGTGGTGCTCGGCCACGTGAAGTG GTTTTGAAAGAGCGAGGAATAGATGATGCTGCCATGATCAACCATGATTTGGTTCGGCATTTAGACAG GACCAAGCATGATGTTGTTAAGACTCTGAGAGTTACTGAGCATGCAACTCCTACACGTAATGGTCAAAGAACAGACACTCTTCCTCCGGATCAAAGGATTGTAAAGAAATTTGAGCGGAAGGATCAGCAGGTAGACACTGAGAGAGTGGATGACCAGAGAAGAAACTGGCATAATGAGAACTGGAGGAACAATAGGGAGACTGGGAGGAGGCAGCAGAATCAGCAGCAGAAGGAAAGACAGCCTTCACCAGAGACCTGGCGCAAACATGTTGAGCAACCAAAACCTGCCTCCCCTGATACAGGTTTGCGCTTTGGGAAAATAGCTTCAGCTCTGGAGCTTGCCCAAGCATTCTCAAGATCATTTTCTGATCGAAAATTAGCTGATCGATGTTCTGGCCAAAGGAACCTCCCTGGCAATGTGAGGATGCCTTTTTCCCGACTGATGGCCCCAACTCCTAGGCCTCAGATAAATGGCTACTAA
- the LOC7495291 gene encoding BTB/POZ domain-containing protein At3g22104 isoform X2 translates to MEVVNSLEVDVNGEEIFIVDKKILSSFSARLGKLFGNLASSSRKLKVIFDNFPGGSHVFELMARFCYNNGTIEITPSNVVLLNCAAHYMEIGSNSSEKLNLGDQTEKFLEGINYWTWSELLQALKQCQDLLPATNSSFLLEKVLDCLVGRLTLPTLASPFTCSSNNSSSQLSCDTSSTCSMRNNWSQTTWWFEDLLVLNANSFEKVIRMMVSQKLEHATIFRFIVFRLKSIYIRVRPAEECRITAVSINLLSLFDRSSLSCKGLFDILLAARLKNLSKFYKLKLEHLIGSMLDQSTLDRLLVPSPQRNHHVYDVNLVLRLAKAFLLEGSKMSRNQWSKVASLMDSYLIEVAPDFLLKPAKFAALVMVLPDSARESSDRLYQAIDTYLQVHVQLSEEEKMRLCSVVNRDKLSAEALEHLAQNSNFPSRETLRSFITQQSKINISIHDHFSYLKNSSQSTFHSDAKGEQEALEQILIYARRHGHSKKIDNLETELQGMQKRVAEWEKVCTMMCSEKRIVTKPSLHGLGKARSLPKLCS, encoded by the exons ATGGAAGTTGTTAACAGTCTTGAAGTGGATGTCAATGGAGAAGAAATTTTCATAGTGGACAAG AAAATTCTTTCATCTTTCTCTGCTAGACTCGGCAAATTATTTGGTAATTTGGCTAGTAGTTCAAGAAAACTGAAAGTAATATTTGACAACTTTCCAGGAGGTTCACATGTTTTTGAGCTCATGGCAAGGTTTTGTTATAACAATGGCACCATTGAAATTACTCCTTCTAACGTTGTCCTGCTAAACTGTGCTGCTCATTACATGGAGATTGGCAGTAATAGCTCAGAAAAGCTTAACTTAGGAGATCAGACTGAGAAATTTCTTGAAGGGATCAATTACTGGACTTGGTCTGAGCTCCTACAAGCTCTGAAACAGTGCCAAGATTTACTTCCTGCAACGAATTCATCATTTTTGCTTGAGAAAGTTTTGGATTGCCTTGTAGGAAGGCTTACTTTGCCTACTCTGGCAAGCCCATTTACATGTTCGTCAAACAATTCAAGTTCTCAGTTATCCTGTGATACAAGCAGCACGTGTAGTATGAGGAACAACTGGTCTCAAACAACTTGGTGGTTTGAAGATCTTTTGGTTTTGAATGCCAATTCATTTGAGAAGGTGATCAGGATGATGGTGTCCCAGAAACTAGAGCATGCTACCATTTTTAGGTTCATTGTTTTTCGCCTAAAATCGATATATATCAGGGTCAGACCAGCTGAGGAGTGCAGAATCACAGCGGTTTCAATCAATCTGCTTTCCTTGTTCGATAGGAGTTCTCTTTCTTGCAAAGGCTTATTTGATATTCTACTGGCAGCAAGGTTGAAAAATTTAAGCAAGTTCTATAAACTCAAGTTAGAGCATCTGATAGGTTCAATGCTGGATCAATCAACTTTGGATCGTCTACTTGTTCCATCTCCACAAAGGAACCATCATGTGTATGATGTGAATTTAGTTTTGAGGCTTGCAAAAGCCTTTCTCCTTGAAGGTTCAAAGATGTCTCGAAATCAATGGAGTAAGGTTGCTAGCTTGATGGACTCATACCTTATAGAAGTGGCTCCAGATTTCCTTCTGAAACCTGCCAAGTTTGCAGCATTAGTAATGGTTCTGCCAGATTCTGCTAGAGAATCCAGTGACAGACTCTATCAAGCCATTGACACGTATCTCCAG GTCCATGTCCAATTATCTGAAGAGGAAAAGATGAGACTCTGCTCCGTAGTCAACCGCGACAAGCTCTCGGCCGAAGCTTTGGAACACCTTGCTCAAAACTCAAACTTTCCATCAAGAGAAACACTCCGAAGTTTCATTACTCAACAATCCAAGATCAATATCTCAATCCATGATCACTTCTCTTATCTCAAAAACTCGAGTCAGTCTACCTTTCATAGTGATGCGAAGGGAGAGCAAGAGGCCCTTGAACAAATCCTTATTTATGCAAGAAGGCATGGACATTCAAAGAAGATTGACAATCTTGAAACAGAATTGCAAGGAATGCAGAAAAGGGTGGCTGAATGGGAGAAAGTTTGTACAATGATGTGTTCAGAGAAGAGAATTGTGACAAAACCAAGTTTGCATGGCCTTGGAAAGGCTAGATCATTGCCAAAACTCTGCTCATGA
- the LOC7495291 gene encoding BTB/POZ domain-containing protein At3g22104 isoform X1, giving the protein MNEVFCCQFFLFFACSGQRKFQYLLKILSSFSARLGKLFGNLASSSRKLKVIFDNFPGGSHVFELMARFCYNNGTIEITPSNVVLLNCAAHYMEIGSNSSEKLNLGDQTEKFLEGINYWTWSELLQALKQCQDLLPATNSSFLLEKVLDCLVGRLTLPTLASPFTCSSNNSSSQLSCDTSSTCSMRNNWSQTTWWFEDLLVLNANSFEKVIRMMVSQKLEHATIFRFIVFRLKSIYIRVRPAEECRITAVSINLLSLFDRSSLSCKGLFDILLAARLKNLSKFYKLKLEHLIGSMLDQSTLDRLLVPSPQRNHHVYDVNLVLRLAKAFLLEGSKMSRNQWSKVASLMDSYLIEVAPDFLLKPAKFAALVMVLPDSARESSDRLYQAIDTYLQVHVQLSEEEKMRLCSVVNRDKLSAEALEHLAQNSNFPSRETLRSFITQQSKINISIHDHFSYLKNSSQSTFHSDAKGEQEALEQILIYARRHGHSKKIDNLETELQGMQKRVAEWEKVCTMMCSEKRIVTKPSLHGLGKARSLPKLCS; this is encoded by the exons ATGAACGAAGTGTTTTGCtgtcaatttttcttgttttttgccTGCTCTGGTCAAAGAAAGTTTCAATATCTTCTG AAAATTCTTTCATCTTTCTCTGCTAGACTCGGCAAATTATTTGGTAATTTGGCTAGTAGTTCAAGAAAACTGAAAGTAATATTTGACAACTTTCCAGGAGGTTCACATGTTTTTGAGCTCATGGCAAGGTTTTGTTATAACAATGGCACCATTGAAATTACTCCTTCTAACGTTGTCCTGCTAAACTGTGCTGCTCATTACATGGAGATTGGCAGTAATAGCTCAGAAAAGCTTAACTTAGGAGATCAGACTGAGAAATTTCTTGAAGGGATCAATTACTGGACTTGGTCTGAGCTCCTACAAGCTCTGAAACAGTGCCAAGATTTACTTCCTGCAACGAATTCATCATTTTTGCTTGAGAAAGTTTTGGATTGCCTTGTAGGAAGGCTTACTTTGCCTACTCTGGCAAGCCCATTTACATGTTCGTCAAACAATTCAAGTTCTCAGTTATCCTGTGATACAAGCAGCACGTGTAGTATGAGGAACAACTGGTCTCAAACAACTTGGTGGTTTGAAGATCTTTTGGTTTTGAATGCCAATTCATTTGAGAAGGTGATCAGGATGATGGTGTCCCAGAAACTAGAGCATGCTACCATTTTTAGGTTCATTGTTTTTCGCCTAAAATCGATATATATCAGGGTCAGACCAGCTGAGGAGTGCAGAATCACAGCGGTTTCAATCAATCTGCTTTCCTTGTTCGATAGGAGTTCTCTTTCTTGCAAAGGCTTATTTGATATTCTACTGGCAGCAAGGTTGAAAAATTTAAGCAAGTTCTATAAACTCAAGTTAGAGCATCTGATAGGTTCAATGCTGGATCAATCAACTTTGGATCGTCTACTTGTTCCATCTCCACAAAGGAACCATCATGTGTATGATGTGAATTTAGTTTTGAGGCTTGCAAAAGCCTTTCTCCTTGAAGGTTCAAAGATGTCTCGAAATCAATGGAGTAAGGTTGCTAGCTTGATGGACTCATACCTTATAGAAGTGGCTCCAGATTTCCTTCTGAAACCTGCCAAGTTTGCAGCATTAGTAATGGTTCTGCCAGATTCTGCTAGAGAATCCAGTGACAGACTCTATCAAGCCATTGACACGTATCTCCAG GTCCATGTCCAATTATCTGAAGAGGAAAAGATGAGACTCTGCTCCGTAGTCAACCGCGACAAGCTCTCGGCCGAAGCTTTGGAACACCTTGCTCAAAACTCAAACTTTCCATCAAGAGAAACACTCCGAAGTTTCATTACTCAACAATCCAAGATCAATATCTCAATCCATGATCACTTCTCTTATCTCAAAAACTCGAGTCAGTCTACCTTTCATAGTGATGCGAAGGGAGAGCAAGAGGCCCTTGAACAAATCCTTATTTATGCAAGAAGGCATGGACATTCAAAGAAGATTGACAATCTTGAAACAGAATTGCAAGGAATGCAGAAAAGGGTGGCTGAATGGGAGAAAGTTTGTACAATGATGTGTTCAGAGAAGAGAATTGTGACAAAACCAAGTTTGCATGGCCTTGGAAAGGCTAGATCATTGCCAAAACTCTGCTCATGA